The Corynebacterium renale genome includes a region encoding these proteins:
- a CDS encoding trimeric intracellular cation channel family protein — protein MLLVLFCIGITVEAMTAALSAGKQKMDFFGVIVLALLTALGGGTVRDVVLDHHPLTWVNRPWFILVVIVAALITVQLSFLMKYFRVVFLVLDAVGLAVFSVLGTRVALSEGHGFIICCIAAVITGVAGGVLRDLMSDRVPFVFSRELYGTISVLIATVYVGLLALDVREDVVVIVALVIGLATRLLAIYYNKNLPVFEYLGDDQPVDPRVRRSYYYVRRGLRPVARAMGLHKAKYALLNRREQRRHHQEQTWQVSESAQEASQELAATTEDFIPTSVEGPADDSTPPQVVTPRPDRAKQARRAVSEAAYRRRAEHLARNIRAPRVRPPRGFTHEK, from the coding sequence ATGCTGCTAGTTCTCTTTTGCATCGGTATCACCGTTGAGGCGATGACGGCTGCCCTGTCGGCGGGTAAGCAGAAGATGGACTTCTTTGGTGTCATCGTTCTTGCTTTGCTCACCGCCCTCGGTGGTGGGACTGTCCGTGACGTGGTGTTGGATCACCATCCGCTGACGTGGGTGAATAGGCCTTGGTTCATCCTGGTGGTCATCGTCGCGGCACTTATTACAGTGCAGTTGTCCTTCCTGATGAAGTACTTCCGCGTGGTGTTCCTGGTCTTGGACGCTGTGGGTTTGGCGGTGTTCTCAGTTTTGGGGACCCGCGTTGCGTTGTCCGAGGGGCACGGGTTCATCATCTGCTGTATCGCGGCCGTGATCACGGGTGTGGCCGGTGGTGTGTTGCGTGACTTGATGAGTGACCGCGTGCCATTCGTGTTCTCGCGCGAGTTGTACGGCACGATTTCGGTCCTTATTGCAACGGTGTACGTGGGTTTGCTTGCGTTGGATGTGCGCGAAGATGTTGTGGTCATCGTGGCACTGGTGATCGGTCTGGCTACGCGCCTGCTGGCGATCTACTACAACAAGAATCTGCCGGTGTTCGAATATCTCGGCGACGACCAGCCCGTGGATCCGCGCGTGCGCCGTTCGTACTATTATGTGCGTCGTGGCTTGCGTCCGGTTGCCCGCGCTATGGGTTTGCACAAGGCGAAGTATGCGCTGTTGAACCGTCGGGAGCAGCGTCGCCATCACCAGGAGCAGACGTGGCAGGTCAGCGAATCTGCCCAGGAGGCATCACAGGAACTGGCGGCCACGACCGAGGATTTCATCCCGACCTCAGTCGAGGGGCCGGCAGACGATTCCACCCCGCCACAGGTGGTCACACCGCGCCCGGACCGGGCGAAGCAAGCTAGGCGGGCAGTTTCGGAGGCTGCTTATCGACGCCGCGCTGAACACCTAGCACGCAATATTCGTGCCCCACGTGTGCGTCCGCCACGAGGTTTCACCCATGAAAAATAG
- a CDS encoding exodeoxyribonuclease III: protein MNSPLTITSVNVNGVRAATKKRSDENLGMLDWLERNRPDVVLMQEVRATDDQTRKALQPALDNGWHYVGAPAAAKGRAGVGILSQKPLENVQIGFGSGDFEDAGRWIEGTYAADFGPVRVASLYLPSGSENTDKQDDKFRFLDEFSEVLNQRAAEFPDMVIGGDWNICHRREDLKNWKGNLNKVSGFLPDERRFLDSVFGTYPDEESQVGTVDGVGTWKGAVDYAGGPVREPAIDPVWFDVARHFHPDEDGPYTWWTYRGQAFNNNAGWRIDYQAATKSMLERATKTWVDRAESVEMRWSDHAPLNVTYA, encoded by the coding sequence ATGAATTCGCCTCTGACTATTACTTCCGTGAACGTCAACGGTGTTCGTGCCGCTACGAAAAAGCGCAGCGACGAAAACCTTGGCATGCTCGATTGGTTGGAGCGCAATCGCCCTGACGTCGTCTTGATGCAGGAAGTGCGCGCTACCGACGACCAAACCCGCAAGGCGCTCCAGCCTGCGTTAGACAACGGCTGGCACTACGTGGGTGCCCCAGCGGCGGCCAAGGGTCGTGCGGGCGTGGGCATTCTTTCCCAGAAACCTTTGGAGAACGTGCAGATCGGATTCGGTTCTGGTGATTTTGAGGATGCCGGCCGTTGGATCGAGGGTACGTATGCCGCTGACTTCGGCCCGGTGCGCGTAGCGTCGTTGTACCTGCCTTCGGGTTCGGAAAACACAGATAAGCAGGACGATAAGTTCCGCTTCCTGGACGAATTCAGCGAGGTTCTGAACCAACGCGCCGCCGAGTTCCCGGACATGGTTATCGGTGGTGACTGGAATATCTGCCATCGCCGTGAAGACTTGAAGAACTGGAAGGGGAACCTGAATAAGGTCTCGGGCTTCCTGCCAGATGAGCGCCGCTTCCTGGATAGCGTGTTTGGCACATACCCGGACGAGGAATCCCAGGTGGGCACCGTTGATGGTGTGGGTACGTGGAAGGGTGCCGTGGATTATGCGGGCGGCCCAGTGCGCGAACCGGCGATTGATCCGGTGTGGTTTGACGTCGCACGCCATTTCCACCCGGATGAGGATGGCCCCTACACCTGGTGGACGTACCGCGGCCAGGCTTTCAACAACAATGCGGGGTGGCGCATCGACTATCAGGCGGCCACCAAGTCCATGCTGGAACGTGCTACGAAGACGTGGGTTGACCGCGCTGAGTCCGTCGAGATGCGGTGGTCTGACCACGCACCGTTGAACGTTACGTACGCATAA
- a CDS encoding NADP-dependent isocitrate dehydrogenase, giving the protein MAKIIWTRTDEAPLLATYSFKPIVEAFASTAGIDVETRDISLAGRILAQFPERLTEEQRMDDALAELGELAKTPEANIIKLPNISASLPQLKAAIKELQDAGYDLPEYEDAQEKYDAVKGSAVNPVLREGNSDRRAPIAVKNFVRKHPHSMGAWSADSKTNVATMDADDFRHNEQSVIMPKADRVAIVHVTDSGEKTLKELDLLEDEVFDATALRAAALDEFLAAQVKRAKEEGILFSAHLKATMMKVSDPIIFGHVVRAYFKDVFDKYGEQLEAAGLNGENGLAAIYTGLEDLDNGAEIKAAFEQALIDGPDLAMVNSAKGITNLHVPSDVIIDASMPAMIRTSGQMWNKNDETQDTLAVIPDSSYAGVYQTVIEDCKKNGAFDPTTMGTVPNVGLMAQKAEEYGSHDKTFKIEADGKVEVRNSAGEVLTSHDVSAGDIWRACQTKDAPIQDWVKLAVTRSRLSGMPAVFWLDPERAHDRNLTDLVKKYLQDHDTEGLDIRILSPVEATQLSVDRIREGQDTISVTGNVLRDYNTDLFPILELGTSAKMLSIVPLMAGGGLFETGAGGSAPKHVQQVQEENHLRWDSLGEFLALAESFRHEKNTNGNEVAGVLADALDAATEKLLDEGKSPSRKAGEIDNRGSHFFLATYWAEALANQTDDPELASKFADVAKALADNAEEINQALLDVQGSPADLGGYYWPNDEKTTQVMRPVAKFNEIIGTLAK; this is encoded by the coding sequence TTGGCAAAGATTATTTGGACCCGCACCGACGAAGCTCCGCTTCTGGCTACTTACTCCTTCAAGCCAATCGTGGAAGCCTTCGCCTCAACCGCAGGCATCGACGTAGAAACCCGCGACATCTCACTCGCCGGACGTATCCTGGCCCAGTTCCCAGAGCGCCTGACCGAAGAGCAACGCATGGACGACGCCCTCGCTGAACTCGGCGAGCTGGCTAAGACTCCAGAAGCAAACATCATTAAGCTTCCCAACATTTCCGCATCCCTGCCCCAGCTCAAGGCAGCGATTAAAGAACTGCAGGACGCCGGCTACGACCTCCCCGAATACGAGGACGCCCAGGAGAAGTACGACGCCGTCAAGGGCTCCGCTGTCAACCCGGTCCTGCGCGAGGGCAACTCAGACCGTCGCGCCCCGATTGCCGTGAAGAATTTCGTGCGTAAGCACCCACACTCCATGGGCGCCTGGTCTGCAGACTCCAAGACCAACGTGGCAACCATGGATGCGGACGACTTCCGCCACAACGAGCAGTCCGTCATCATGCCGAAGGCAGACCGCGTAGCAATCGTGCACGTCACCGACTCCGGCGAGAAGACCCTGAAGGAACTGGACCTCCTCGAAGACGAAGTATTCGACGCCACCGCGCTACGCGCCGCAGCCCTCGACGAGTTCCTGGCAGCGCAGGTCAAGCGCGCTAAGGAAGAAGGCATCCTCTTCTCCGCACACCTGAAGGCGACCATGATGAAGGTCTCCGACCCGATCATCTTCGGCCACGTGGTGCGCGCATACTTCAAGGACGTCTTTGACAAGTACGGCGAGCAGCTCGAAGCCGCTGGCCTCAACGGCGAAAACGGTCTGGCCGCTATCTACACCGGCCTCGAGGACCTGGACAACGGCGCAGAGATTAAGGCCGCGTTCGAGCAGGCGCTTATCGACGGCCCAGACCTGGCCATGGTGAACTCTGCAAAGGGCATCACCAACCTGCACGTCCCATCGGACGTCATTATCGACGCTTCCATGCCAGCCATGATCCGTACCTCCGGCCAGATGTGGAACAAGAATGACGAAACCCAGGACACCCTGGCCGTCATCCCGGATTCCTCCTACGCAGGCGTGTACCAGACCGTCATCGAGGACTGCAAGAAGAACGGCGCCTTCGATCCGACCACGATGGGCACTGTCCCGAACGTCGGCCTGATGGCCCAGAAGGCTGAGGAGTACGGCTCCCACGACAAGACCTTCAAGATTGAGGCCGACGGCAAGGTCGAGGTCCGCAACTCCGCAGGCGAGGTCCTAACCTCCCACGACGTCTCCGCAGGCGACATCTGGCGCGCTTGCCAGACCAAGGATGCCCCAATCCAGGACTGGGTCAAGCTTGCTGTTACCCGTTCCCGCCTGTCCGGCATGCCTGCCGTCTTCTGGTTGGACCCAGAGCGCGCACACGACCGCAACCTGACCGACCTGGTTAAGAAGTACCTGCAGGACCACGACACCGAGGGCCTGGATATCCGCATCCTTTCCCCAGTCGAAGCAACCCAGCTTTCCGTGGACCGCATCCGCGAAGGCCAGGACACCATCTCCGTCACCGGTAACGTCCTGCGCGACTACAACACCGACCTCTTCCCCATCCTGGAACTGGGCACCTCTGCAAAGATGCTGTCCATCGTCCCACTGATGGCTGGTGGCGGCCTCTTCGAGACCGGTGCTGGCGGTTCCGCACCGAAGCACGTCCAGCAGGTTCAGGAAGAAAACCACCTGCGCTGGGATTCCCTAGGTGAGTTCCTGGCCTTGGCTGAATCCTTCCGCCACGAGAAGAACACCAACGGCAACGAGGTCGCTGGCGTCCTCGCCGACGCGCTCGACGCCGCAACCGAGAAGCTTCTCGACGAAGGCAAGTCCCCTTCACGCAAGGCTGGCGAGATCGACAACCGCGGTTCCCACTTCTTCCTGGCAACCTACTGGGCAGAAGCACTGGCGAACCAGACCGACGACCCAGAGCTGGCATCCAAGTTCGCCGATGTGGCGAAGGCGCTTGCAGATAACGCTGAGGAAATCAACCAGGCGCTGCTCGACGTCCAGGGTTCCCCAGCCGATCTTGGTGGCTACTACTGGCCTAACGATGAGAAGACCACTCAGGTCATGCGCCCGGTGGCTAAGTTCAACGAGATTATCGGCACCCTAGCTAAGTAA